Within the Nerophis ophidion isolate RoL-2023_Sa linkage group LG01, RoL_Noph_v1.0, whole genome shotgun sequence genome, the region ttaccgtgagagccgtatcatatgttttaacactgaatacaactaaatgcatgcattttttctctaacaggagtcgggaacctttttggctgagagagccatgaaagccaaattttttaaagtgtattaccgtgagagccgtatcatatgtattaacactgaatacaactaaatgcatgcattttttaagtaagacctacatttttagagtataactcttatattttatatcatttttattctgaagctaaccaataataaataaaatacttctttggcaacactaaattggccctagtgtgtgaatgtgagtgtgaatgttgtctgtctatctgtgttggccctgtgatgaggtggcgacttgtccagggtggacaccgccttctgcccaaatgcagctgagataggctccagcaacccccgcgaccccaaaagggacaagcggtagagaatagatggatggacttcttaccattgatgtgacttattgaacaggtgcggttgaaaacagatggatggattaaaatgcataagaatgttttatatgttaaacgttatttttaacaccgattactggcggaattattcattactaatcgtgttaagtaatgtcagctcagatgtatttgagagccagatgcagtcatcaaaagagccacatctggctgtagagccataggttccctacccctgcactataatgaccaacattaatatacagtagaatcgtaggcctaagtattcattaaaacaaggcagaggttttatttaacacgtttattttgtttttttggccactgtaacattacacacagtttgaacagtaactgtCATGACTTTGACTTTGgcgcggtttgttttcccatgatGCAAAGCGACTTGACTGGACAccacgtgaaggtaatgacataattaaatttttacttaaaaaaggaacaaacagaAAGCGCACACAGGGCGGAGAAccaacttggctaagaaaaacaaaaacttgcacaaaggcagaactatggacatttaacaaaaaaaacacttacggtGACATGAGcgaagcagcatgaactatgaacatcaAGAGCTATGGCATAAACAGAGTCCAGAGTATCAGGGGTGAATCaagagtgatgtcgccaggccgactacctggcaactatggcttaaataatagtgacgtggttattgacaggtgcgtgagtcccaaCAGATCAGGTCCGTAAGTCGTGAACACacgacaggtgaaactaatggtcgtcatggtgacaaaacaagggagcgtaaacagctacaaagagtccaaaaagggacaagcggtagaaaatgaatacatggatggatagatggatgtactttaatcaagtgattatttggcctgCCACTAGATGGAACCTGGTACCACAGTTTGCAAATCCCTGCAGTAGCAAATCCCTGCAGTAGTCTACAGTACTTGTACATGACACATAGAAGTGTTAAAAACAAGACAGCATAACTCAGTGTTCAATGTTAAAACAGAGTGATACAAgaaaaaattaacatttatgaacacacaaaagtacagaaaattggtaTTGATTATCACGTACAATGAATTGGTCCTATATTGACTTAAACTGTGAAAGGTACCTATCTCTTGCCAAGACTTAAATTATAGGTAAATACAACTTTTTTGGGGTGCATGCACCAAAAGAAAAAATCACATTTGGGTCAATACAGTAATTGGGTTATGTGTTAGTGTTCAAACATTGACGTGTTTCCCCTACCTGCATGTCAATAGTTTGTGATGGAGCTGACGTTTGTCGAAGCAGCGAAAGGCACCGACAAGCTGCTTTCTGTGAACCTGGAAGACGACTGCCCGAGGTGCGGCGGGAAGGGCAGCGAACCAGGAACCAAAGTGTCACACTGCCATTACTGCAACGGCACCGGCAAGGTGAGTTGTTCTTGCTGCACATGGAATTATTGAGTTTATGATTTAATTTTTCAACAATGTCTGTGTTTCCACTTAATAGGAGACGCTACACACGGGCCCTTTCATGATGCACGGTGCATGTCGGCGCTGCAGCGGTAAGGGCATCATCATAATCACGCCTTGCGTTCTGTGCCGAGGCTTGGGTCAGGCCACAAAGAGGCAAAATGTTACAGTGCCTGTTCCTGCTGGTAAGCTACCACCCTTCAATATCACACGAGAACGACAGGTGTCAAGACAATCCCTCATCATTTTAATGCTTATCTTGTGGCGTTTGTTTTCAGGGGTAGACAACGGGCAGACTGTGTGCATGTCTGTCGGCAGTAAGGAAATCCTCATTACCTTTCGGGTAAGTTATTAGTTAGTTGTTAAATAATAGTTAACATGTTTCATGGAATTTATATACCTTTCAATTTGGGTCATTCAGGTCCAGAAAAGTCCTGTGTTCAGGCGAAATGGAATCGACATTCACTCAGATGTAAGGATCTCCGTGGCACAAGCCATCCTTGGGGGCATGGCCACCACCCAAAGCCTCCACGAAACAATCAGCATACTTGTGAGTCATAGCTTAGTCAACGTTTTCAAAGGAATGTTCCTTCTGCCAATTTCATTTTGAAATGCAAGCCATATGTTCTGACCGCTGTTTTCAGATTCCCGCTGGCTGCCAAGCGGATCAGGTGATCCGTCTGCAGGGGAAAGGCATTCGGCGGATCAACAGTTACAGCTACGGTGATCACTATGCTCACATCAAGATCAGAGTGCCACAGTAAGCGATCTCTTTGACCACATTGCCATTATATCAacgaggaactgcacttttttagttGTATTGCTGCAACAATGCATCAGGCAGCAATATTTGATAATTCCTTTAAATTATACTTTAACCAATATTGTGATTCAGGATAACAAAACATACTACGCTATAAGAATTGCCTTCAGTCTTCTGTAAGAGAGCTGGCTGATGCAGTCCCGCTCACATTTTGTAGCTAAAAGTGGACATTCTAAAATGTGCTGAAACTGGTCAGAAAACAAGCTTAAAATCACCTCTGTGCATATTTCAGGGGGAATTTTACTTGTTGAGATAATTTTTTGTTCCAAAACTATGAAAAGAGTGCCAACATTGTCAGCATTAGAGGGGCCATTGTAATCCTGCTGATGAGATCATCATCAACAATACAATAACTAGTCTGTAACACACCAATTTTACAGTAGTATtgcaaaataacattttaaagctCATGCTGAGATGGAAAAAAGCATCTGGGTACTGACCACTAAGGACTTCAATTCAATTTCCATCTTTTAGAGTTATTATATTTTGGAAAATGCAATGTTGAAGACGGAACAGCTGTTAATGCGTATGTCTTTTGACACTGCACTATTTGGGAACCCATGTCACCCATTAGGGATCCACTCTTTTGTCTTTTTCTACATAAAATCCAATCCCCTCATTTGATTTTGGATGTTTTTGTCCACAGGAAATTGACGCGGAAGCAGCGAACTCTGATGCTAAGCTATGCCGAGGATGAGAACGATGTTTCTGGGACTGTTAATGGTGTCAAGTGGTCTCCAggtgagtttcatttttttcagttaagCCATAATACCCAACAGAGAGAGAAAGAGTAAATATTAATAAAGGGCTAGACAATTATAATAATcttaacattacatttttttattgtgcaGTGGAGGCATAATTAATAGCAACCAGCAGAGGGTACAATCAATGTCAGGATGAACTTTTGTGCTGCTTAAATGGATGGCCTTAAAGGTAAACTGCACTTTCTTTTTAATTTTGcctttgttcacaatcattatgaaagacatgacgacggaatgcatttttatataaaagtaaataaaagtccacttttaGCGGCACCAATTGGAGATCCTCTATTTttcccataaaatccaataaataatcaaaaaccgcaaacaatactccatttacgttTCAtgatttaaatattaaccaagtattagtgaaagacatgcacctggggataggttgattggcaacactaaattggccctagtgtgtgaatgtgagtgtgaatgttgtctgtctatctgtgttggccctgcgatgaggtgtggacttgtccagggtgtacacctccttccgcccgattgtagctgggataggctccagcggatGGATAGtgatgtattgttattataagcgctaacgcagacaaactatagcgGCACTGTGATCACTTCCGTGTCGGCTACATTATAAGCGAACATTTGCttgcatttatttttgtatttagaatgcaaaaaaaaaaaacatccatcgtcatgtctttaataatggttgtaaacgataggcaaaattcccttaAAAGTTTAATTCCTCTTTAAAGGGTAACAGGACTTGTTttgttttgcctattgttcaaaaTCCTTATTGAGACAAGAAAACAaactgtttattttttattttttgcattctaatttgtaataattgGCTTGTTTTAGGTGGCTAGCAGTGCAGCTAATGGGAAGAATCCATTCTACCTCTGAATCACTTTTAAAATgtatccaaaaaccgccaacaatacttcattcacctcccataacctgtataataaccacactgtagtgacattgttattgtaagagcaaacactgaggaactctttttgtaATGTACTAATGTTAAATATGGGTGAATAAACACGACATCTATTCTGgttcacaacttttaatcaactgcAGCACAGAGGAAAAACCGCAAACACTTTTTCCTTCCCGCCCATCAACATGagcatgcgttaactccgtataTGGAGAAACATGTTAACAATCTCCCTatcttttatataaaaaaaaattaaatagcaCATGTTTcataagaacaaatacatttcttTTTAAAGAACAGAAACAATACAATCAACACATGTTTCTTAAGAACAAATACATGTCTTTTTAAACAAAAGAAACAATACAATCAACTTAGGTAAGAACCCATTTTCCTTCACTCAATGCTTTCAAAAGCATCAAGGGTGATGCCCCCTTTTTCGTAAGACAGTCAGCTAGTTGAGCTTTTGTTGCTGACCAAAGtaccttttgtatttttttgttgtgaatAAGTTCTTTGATGCCACTTATATCTAACCGAAGCCTTTTCTCTGTTACCTGTTTTGTTGATCGAAGAGCATCATAGAGGGAATGATTATCAGTCACACAAACTAACGCTGGAGCATTTAGACCAGCGGTGCTAGTAGTGAGCTCAGAATAAAGGGTGGCAAGAAACACTGCATTGTCTATTCCATCCGACATGGCCAGAGTTTCTCCGGCAAGGGTGCTTCGCACCACACGTCGAATTCTCTTGGACTGCCAGAAAAGGGGGGGAGAATTTACCTCCTTTTCCCATTAGGGTGATCAACATACCCCCTTGTGTACCTCCATCAGGAAGATTTCCTACTGAAGCATCGCTGAATACAGTTAGGTTTAAGGCAGTATCAGCTTTAAGTTTACGAACTAACTTATTAGCAGTGTGAATTGATTGCACAGTCGCATTCTTTAGACTAGATGCCAGACCACAAGAATCAAACATTACATCAGGTCTTGTCTGTTTTGCAACCCAGAGTATCTGTCCTATTTTTGATCTGAGTTGTTCTTTTTCTGTTTCATTAAGAGGAGCATCTCTTTCTAGAGCACGGACTGGCTGTAAGTGAATGGGGTGCAGACTTTCAATGTAGCTGTGCTGATGCAACTGTACAGAATCATTAACAGTTTCAATATCCATTCCCAAATAGCAGAAATTGTCATGTTCCTCACGTCCCACTTGGAACCCAGACTTCAGTTTAGGGATCACATTTTCTGAAAAGTTTGATGAGCCTGCCCACATAAAATCATCTACATGACATGCGAGTACACCTGTCACTGTGTTGTCATCATCCAGCCAATAAAATACTCCTGGGTCTACCTGTGAcactttgacacctgtgctcaGCATGATTTCCTTCACTTTGTTGTACCAATAGAGAGATGCATCAGCAAGCCCATACACACACTTCTTTAGTTTCCAAATAACCCCCTTACAGTTAGCTTCTGGAGGAGGGTTGACATAAATGTCTCTCGACAACTCCATACCCTGTAAAAAGGCAGACTTAATGTCCATGGAATGGACTTTCCAATGATTTTGACAAATGAAACTTAGCAATAGCCTTAGAGATTCAGAAGCACAGGTTGGTGAATCTTTTTGtagattttttaaattaagttCTTCAAACCCCCTTGCTACAAGTCTGGCTTTGGGTACAATACCAGTGTCACTTTCTTTGAGACTACAGACCCACCTAGTGGAgatacacttttgtcctgtattttCAGTCTCTTCAAAAACATTATTGCTTTTCCAGCTTTCTATCTCTGCCTGTTTGGCTGCATCAAATGATATGTCTTTTGTTATGAGTACATCAGCCTCCCCGACGGCTGACTCAGTGTTAAGATGCTGTACACACGACATGTCAACAGCCTCTTTTAGTCCAGTACTGCCATCAGGCTCAATATGCTGCACATTATACCAGTTTTTATAGGTTCCTGTTGCTTTACCTGCTCTACTGAGTACTTTAGCCTTACATGTAACACTTGTATCTCTTTTCACAAAAGTTACAATCTGTCCTGTTTTTAACTTCACATTAGAAGCAGGGAGAAGATTATCACAGGCGCTGTGCTTCATTTGAGGTGCATCACTTTGAATTACACCTTCACTTGTGTTTCCCTCTCCATCACTGTCATGTTCACTTTcactgtctgtgtttttttcattatctgAGCTACATGATGGTCTGTGTAAAGCATCTGTATCACTATCAGCGGTTATGTTCTCTTCTTGTTTTTCACATCCTGTTTCAGTGTGAACATTACTTTGTGTAATTTCCTTGTCTTTAATATGTGTGTGCACCTTATTAAGTCGTGAGTGATGAACTCTAACTAGAATACCTCCATGTCTTACAAACACAACAGCTCCCTCTACCAATCACCACTCCTGGTCCCTTCCACTCTGCACTATCTCCTAGTTTATAGTAAACCTTTTCTCCTGTATCATATTTTTCATCTGTGTCTCTAAGCTGTTTTCTTAATGCCCGTCTTATCCTCTCTGAACATTCAACTTCAGTGAAAGCCTTCCTTGAGGCATGCAAAGCTGATATGTGTTCTCCTACTCTTGTGCTCACTGTAGTGCCCTCTAGTGCAGGTAGCTCATTTACCAATACATTGGGAAGATTAGGATTTTGACCAAATACCAGTTGATGTGGActataaccatgtacactgtgcaTGCAGTTCTTAGCCATTAAGGCCCAGTCCAAGGCAGTGCTCCAGTCACAATCTTTTTCGTGTTTAACTTTCTGGATGATGTTCGTGAGTGTCTGATTATGACGTTCCAACAGTCCGTTGCTCCATGGGCTGTATCCTGCGGTTGTCTTGATCTCGATATTGAAGTTTTCTGCCATGTCCCTGAACTCTTCATTGTTAAATTATCCTCCGTTGTCACTGAGGAGCTTCTTGGGAGGACCATGGACACTTATCCATGTGTGGATGAAAGAGTTGACAATTACAGAAGATTTCTTGGTTTTCACAATATTTCCAGCGCTGAAACGTGGGAAATGGTCCATTATATGTAAATACCAAATGCCTGACTCAAGCTCGTGCAGGTCCACCGCCAGTTTCATTGTATTCCGAAGCAAGAGGCAAACCAACAGCTGGCTTTGGCTTTGTCTTGCTATATCTTTGGCACGTTTCACATGCATCCACTATTTGTTGCAAAATAGTGAGACAGTCCTGGTCTTTGTTCCCTGAACTTTGAATTAGCCTATGCAGACGATCTGCTGATGCACGGCCAAATTGTTAGTGAAGTTTGAGGAGGACCTTGTTCTTTTCGATTGTGGACATGTTTTCTGTTACAATCAGGACTTAATCTTCAGCAAATAAATCTTGAATCTGACATTCCATGTCATCTTTGTCTCTTATGTCTACACAGTAATGTCCTGAGCTGGTAAACTGAAGAGGTATCTGCTGCTTAAACATCACTACCCTGTCGTTTTCTATGTCTAACGTAGTTCCTGccttttttaatgatgttttactcagcAGGAGAGGAATATCAACTTTGACAACTTCTGTCTCAATGTTACACTTTGTCCATCCTATTTTAGCAGGTCGATGCACTTTTCTGGTGGAATGAATCACATTTCCATCTCTAAAGCGAAACAGTCTGTTGCTAGACCTTTCTGTACTTCTTAGCTTATTTACCTGCTTTTCATTGAGATTATGTACAAAACTTTCAAGCCACTTTTCTCCACACACTGTGCGAGTGCAGGCGGTGTCTATGATCGCTGAGCTAGCTGCTTCAGTCATAAAAATCTCAGCTTTAGACTGGGGATCATTCGTTAACAGCGTGATATTAACTTCATCCAAATTGTCATTTTCAGTCAATCTTACTTGTTCGTGCTTTTTGTGCGGGCAGTCCTTTGCCCAGTGGCATGTGCTTTGACAGACGGCACATCGTGATCGTTTACCGTACTTATCCAGTGGGTTTGTACCCGGTAACGGCGTCACCGATCTTCGTTGACCACGTGGAAACGGTGTGTTTGGTCTTCCTCTCCATTGTGGCTGTTCTGTGAGGAAAGCTGCATCCTGGTTCAGTTGTATCTCGCTTGACTTGCCCGTTGTTTTACCTCCGAATATCCGTTTGAGAGCTGACTTCATTGACGAGAAGCTTAGCTCCGTGTTAGCCGTCAGTCCTAGCTGCCTGTCTTTCTCATCGAGGCAGGCTGTGTCAAGAAGTTTGAAGGCTAACACCGCATCAGGGAGTGTCATATTGTACATTTTCATCCGGTTGTAGCGCTGTTCAAAGTCAATAATATAGTCCACCATTGAACTGGAAATATTTTTGGTGATGCGGTCGAAATACGTGTACGCTTCGTATGCGCGATCCTTTTCCTCTTTCAGGAAAACGTCATCCAGTTTTGCAAATAATGTCGTCATACCGTTGTCATTGTCCAACTCCTCCGCAGTATATCCCTTGCTATTTCTCTGGCTCTCCCTTCAAGTCCCAAAGCCACAGCCAGTGCTTGCTTTTTCTTATTGAGTTCtgtaaccctccatccatccattttctaccgcttattccctttcggggttgcggggggcgctggcgcctatctcagctacaatcgggcggaaggcggggtacaccctggacaagtcgccacctcatcgcagggccaacacagatagacagacaacattcacactcacattcacacactagggccaatttagtgttgccaatcaacctatccccaggtgcatgtctttggaagtgggaggaagccggagtacccggagggaacccacgcattcacggggagaacatgcaaactccacacagaaagatcccgagcctggatttgaacccaggactgcaggaccttcgtattgtgaggcagacgcactaacccctctgccaccgtgaagccctgagtgTAACGCGCATCCAAATGTTAACTTCATTTTTCCAGCCCTCGTATGGCTTGGACTCGTCAAACCTCGGCGGtattttatagtttgcagccATCCACAACCATCCTCTGCTACCAATGTTAAATATGGGTAAATAAACACGACGTCTATTCTGgttcacaacttttaatcaactgcAGCACAGAGGAAAAACCGGAAACACTTTTTCCTTCCCGCCCATCAACACTGCGCTTGCGTTGACTCCGTATATGGAGAAACATGTTAACACTAACACATAGCCTTGCGACGACATGTTACGCTATTAGCTGTAAGCTGGCTTCTACTTTAGCAGCTAAAGCCTTttaagtttgtaatgcacaacgcAATGCAATAGGAAacacaatcatattacagtatctataATTATTCACGTatacttttcatttttttgtttgtacagAGCAACCTTGACAAtgtatgtagttgtaataacaagcatgaggtgctgcatgtatcattatCGATAGTAAAGTGAGTGACTCGATAGAAAGTTGTGCCTTTGGTGGAGCTggtcgggtatttttttttttctggttaattttgggtaagcactccatttatgttggaATAGC harbors:
- the LOC133558511 gene encoding dnaJ homolog subfamily A member 3, mitochondrial-like isoform X5; translation: MATSASRLVSRCFAASVISQINRARVLVISVRYVSLSTASSPTHRGWFAANMMLWRHGHAVTLSRLTVPKRLHVTTDRCLHSSSRCAAKQDFYEVLGIARTASQKDIKKAYYQLAKEYHPDTNPDDPQAKEKFAKLAEAYDVLSDELKRKQYDMYGSAGFDPNRASQQQYRAGSATLDPEELFRKIFGDFTSGFRDVNSMFDQRPEFVMELTFVEAAKGTDKLLSVNLEDDCPRCGGKGSEPGTKVSHCHYCNGTGKETLHTGPFMMHGACRRCSGKGIIIITPCVLCRGLGQATKRQNVTVPVPAGVDNGQTVCMSVGSKEILITFRVQKSPVFRRNGIDIHSDVRISVAQAILGGMATTQSLHETISILIPAGCQADQVIRLQGKGIRRINSYSYGDHYAHIKIRVPQKLTRKQRTLMLSYAEDENDVSGTVNGVKWSPAKKGQHGKRK
- the LOC133558511 gene encoding dnaJ homolog subfamily A member 3, mitochondrial-like isoform X7, whose amino-acid sequence is MATSASRLVSRCFAASVISQINRARVLVISVRYVSLSTASSPTHRGWFAANMMLWRHGHAVTLSRLTVPKRLHVTTDRCLHSSSRCAAKQDFYEVLGIARTASQKDIKKAYYQLAKEYHPDTNPDDPQAKEKFAKLAEAYDVLSDELKRKQYDMYGSAGFDPNRASQQQYRAGSATLDPEELFRKIFGDFTSGFRDVNSMFDQRPEFVMELTFVEAAKGTDKLLSVNLEDDCPRCGGKGSEPGTKVSHCHYCNGTGKETLHTGPFMMHGACRRCSGKGIIIITPCVLCRGLGQATKRQNVTVPVPAGVDNGQTVCMSVGSKEILITFRVQKSPVFRRNGIDIHSDVRISVAQAILGGMATTQSLHETISILIPAGCQADQVIRLQGKGIRRINSYSYGDHYAHIKIRVPQKLTRKQRTLMLSYAEDENDVSGTVNGVKWSPVEA
- the LOC133558511 gene encoding dnaJ homolog subfamily A member 3, mitochondrial-like isoform X6, with protein sequence MATSASRLVSRCFAASVISQINRARVLVISVRYVSLSTASSPTHRGWFAANMMLWRHGHAVTLSRLTVPKRLHVTTDRCLHSSSRCAAKQDFYEVLGIARTASQKDIKKAYYQLAKEYHPDTNPDDPQAKEKFAKLAEAYDVLSDELKRKQYDMYGSAGFDPNRASQQQYRAGSATLDPEELFRKIFGDFTSGFRDVNSMFDQRPEFVMELTFVEAAKGTDKLLSVNLEDDCPRCGGKGSEPGTKVSHCHYCNGTGKETLHTGPFMMHGACRRCSGKGIIIITPCVLCRGLGQATKRQNVTVPVPAGVDNGQTVCMSVGSKEILITFRVQKSPVFRRNGIDIHSDVRISVAQAILGGMATTQSLHETISILIPAGCQADQVIRLQGKGIRRINSYSYGDHYAHIKIRVPQKLTRKQRTLMLSYAEDENDVSGTVNGVKWSPGGVTC